In Mytilus trossulus isolate FHL-02 chromosome 14, PNRI_Mtr1.1.1.hap1, whole genome shotgun sequence, a genomic segment contains:
- the LOC134696874 gene encoding ankyrin repeat domain-containing protein 50-like: MLIANLLIEEGADINSTDNDGNTPLLLSCKYEDIAIGILLINKGCDIHKSDNDGMTPLMNACRRRRLPIRDRLINEGADIDIPDNNGNTPLSFCCENDNLFHANILLNLGCEINKPNNDGMTPLMKASLLGHLRIVARLIEGSAENYITDKNRETSLTLASKGGFNDIVNLLLQTVSNEH; encoded by the coding sequence ATGCTAATAGCAAACCTTCTCATTGAGGAAGGTGCTGACATTAACTCTACCGACAATGATGGAAACACGCCATTGTTATTGTCCTGTAAATATGAAGACATTGCTATAGGTATCTTACTGATAAATAAAGGTTGTGATATACATAAATCTGACAATGATGGAATGACACCTCTAATGAATGCTTGTCGTCGACGACGTTTGCCGATTAGAGATCGTCTAATTAACGAAGGTGCTGACATTGACATTCCCGACAATAATGGAAACACGCCATTATCATTTTGCTGTGAAAATGATAACCTTTTTCATGCGAACATTCTTTTAAACTTAGgatgtgaaataaataaaccTAACAATGATGGAATGACACCTCTAATGAAAGCTTCTCTGCTTGGACATCTGCGAATAGTAGCACGTCTTATCGAGGGATCTGCGGAAAATTATATTACCGACAAAAATAGAGAAACATCACTTACATTGGCCTCGAAAGGTGGTTTCAATGATATAGTTAACCTACTGTTACAAACAGTTTCTAATGAACATTAA